Proteins encoded within one genomic window of Pieris brassicae chromosome 12, ilPieBrab1.1, whole genome shotgun sequence:
- the LOC123717554 gene encoding uncharacterized protein LOC123717554 yields the protein MWGEQAGWWCGALAAALLVLLAICRRAVKKAPDHGALQVTQVHIVYEGATRFSRAARLPFARAALTTAPAPPHTLAHKSTQAKSTPTQIIIVQNFTQNTVPHGTEQQPSSSKGPRHPAPAFRGIPKLPLPEQWIHKRPFEFRYAALPRPLAQIVNTELGVDLSRDTRAKKYSATRSPSLEKDEKSPFITSAKSDKSDVFGFDPDALKRLCEAAEDLKEMGERPPISPRDVDKDISPGNLRRFRSVSTRLNMCSCNETPPLDGPQEKSEIQNSPLSLECSSAKEKSSATKFDFSPKLLAENISSPRFFTPPEMVSPMFFAEPSPKSVYYDTVRSPKFFPETPREVEVPQSPRLLSDNVRTNGLAEKPNSPKIHSARPSPRVPSYNKENYFTFDNVSIVEESAARISPRPKKYGGRNSIERERFTPPAVDKEIKKYRRHNSCDTNYKNGKVNIQKLDESNSDSSNTITVIEKDVVDCCAKVDCLDMETKVNQESEKYELTPNLNTAYARRQRLKSISLDSDNAKIIEQNLGLPIAKQMKDQMNEAYKNQDVSTSCEDVDRFPKTPCKEKPAFKFDIGQKIDLDSEDPKSPDLKQKKCLRQSSDTQSFLDMPRFSPKEFEITVTTDDGATTSADTDLKRKGKNLRNLTIDLTKRDSDLEKELLEFEKLYSDANENKVRTPTLKIKATSLDSSDPDPTSALPKKSLEVPQNSISVPNTPKRQIKRILAQKTVKHDMTGAKFGYSSLQGNAEQRRLLMKGQDSGIFLRENHANLMLYQPSTSRTRTMGSFDENMVDISVDVDKPGIQLDTGQTLGANLLNYKQNLSVSSTNLKTLPEGVPSDDFEPSAEDEKLAKKLHRRNSNQSLKLSTHSLQSSNCSLSSTGTSCHNLATVRTSLSNFSINSDGRQKKLSLERRDSNASIIPMEHITPTTRVICSSNTNLTGETQKNCLLQRRGSNNSLTLNIHSNNLSRHSSNSSLNKEAKLQKKGLLERRSSNTSLTLNINNSNPQLSTNRALSISNYNLNGSTCNLSRYNSNHSIDNPEPRKGILERRSSNTSLTLNIQPQEPRDLEIDESLIEANLKDLPHRDKHRKSLSTENLIPKSYKNRIRSSTDKSISFGSHDNLWSASYDPDYPQNLTFVCGDQENEIIYAFGRQEEPNFQASFVRNITTKPLSPQSTSEDFRLYLANMQHLQNASSVLTRQQLRDLNDVFQNGYSKVRCDGSNEGQHCCSGRVEDLSKENPQMSIPEPVVTQPCSEYQKMLLRNLHQEFWDMPTNFQEKPIVSGSHPKNRYKTILPNEHSRFILRAEYRGVEGYINANFIKGHEYTKNSYVATQGPLPNTIYDFWLMVLQNNIDFLSLRPNCGPVIQKIVMLTNFIENNRQKCEKYFPLEINEDITIEKPDSPDCEDKFIFQIKNLGIVKKTGYTIRKLDVQYLKKKIEAISYTSDCDESESETRDTDKGVIVYHYWFHNWADHKCPKDVNALLNLSLDVLQNEMYDFNVSTDLSDEAKCKCDSLTSQPDSKFVFPPLQSRSPCPIEINVSAPFNFSSDTLSPPTVVHCSAGIGRTGCLIAILNGIKQLTNEQKVDVLGIVCNMRLNRGGMVQNSEQYELIHKVLCLYEQACLPEL from the exons ATGTGGGGCGAGCAGGCCGGCTGGTGGTGCGGCGCGCTGGCGGCCGCGCTGCTGGTGCTCCTGGCTATCTGTCGACGCGCCGTTAAAAAGGCGCCCGACCACGGAGCATTGCAAGTTACGCAG GTTCACATAGTCTACGAAGGAGCGACGCGTTTTTCCCGCGCAGCCAGACTTCCTTTCGCCCGCGCCGCACTCACCACCGCGCCTGCGCCCCCGCACACACTCGCACACAAGTCTACGCAGGCCAAATCTACTCCAACACAGATTATCATTGTACAAAACTTCACACAGAACACAGTACCTCACGGCACGGAACAACAACCCTCCAGCTCAAAGGGACCCAGACATCCAGCTCCTGCATTTCGAGGCATACCTAAATTGCCCCTGCCTGAACAGTGGATTCATAAACGGCCATTTGAATTCAGATACGCGGCGTTACCCCGACCGTTAGCGCAAATCGTCAACACAGAATTAGGCGTTGATTTGTCGCGAGATACGCGCGCGAAGAAATACAGCGCCACCAGATCTCCATCCCTTGAAAAAGACGAAAAATCTCCCTTTATTACTAGCGCAAAATCCGATAAGTCAGACGTGTTCGGTTTCGATCCAGACGCTTTAAAAAGGCTGTGCGAAGCAGCTGAAGATTTGAAGGAAATGGGGGAAAGACCACCAATTTCTCCACGGGATGTCGATAAAGATATCTCTCCCGGTAACCTTCGAAGGTTCAGATCTGTAAGCACGAGACTTAATATGTGCAGTTGCAATGAAACACCGCCATTGGATGGCCCACAAGAGAAATCGGAAATACAAAACTCTCCGCTTTCATTAGAATGTAGTTCGGCAAAAGAAAAGTCATCTGCAACAAAGTTTGACTTCTCACCGAAACTCTTAGCAGAAAATATCAGTTCCCCCCGTTTTTTTACTCCCCCAGAAATGGTTTCACCAATGTTCTTCGCTGAACCATCCCCAAAATCGGTATACTATGATACTGTTAGATCGCCAAAATTCTTTCCTGAAACCCCCCGAGAAGTCGAAGTTCCTCAGTCGCCAAGGTTGTTAAGTGACAACGTACGAACAAATGGGTTAGCTGAAAAGCCAAATTCTCCGAAAATTCATAGTGCTAGACCTAGCCCTAGAGTTCCTagctataataaagaaaactacTTCACATTTGACAATGTAAGTATCGTTGAAGAAAGTGCTGCTAGAATCTCTCCAAGACCGAAAAAATATGGTGGTAGAAACTCCATAGAACGAGAACGATTTACGCCACCAGCGGttgataaagaaattaaaaaatacagaagGCACAATAGCTGTgatactaattataaaaatggcaAAGTAAACATTCAGAAATTGGACGAATCAAATAGTGATTCTTCAAATACTATTACAGTTATTGAAAAAGATGTCGTAGATTGTTGTGCCAAAGTAGATTGTCTCGATATGGAAACAAAAGTTAATCAAGAGTCAGAAAAATACGAATTAACACCTAATTTGAACACAGCATACGCAAGGCGACAAAGATTAAAATCGATTTCTCTAGATTCTGATAACGCCAAAATCATTGAACAAAACCTCGGTTTACCTATCGCTAAGCAAATGAAAGATCAAATGAATGAAGCTTATAAAAATCAAGATGTTAGTACGTCTTGCGAAGATGTTGACCGTTTTCCAAAAACTCCATGTAAAGAAAAACCAGCTTTCAAATTCGACATTGGCCAAAAAATTGATTTAGATTCAGAAGACCCTAAATCACCAGATCTCAAACAGAAGAAGTGTCTTAGACAAAGTTCAGATACGCAATCATTTTTAGATATGCCTAGATTTTCTCCTAAGGAATTCGAAATAACAGTAACAACAGATGATGGAGCAACCACATCTGCTGATACGGATTTGAAACGAAAAGGCAAAAACTTGCGAAACTTAACGATCGATTTAACAAAGCGAGACAGTGATCTTGAAAAGGAATTGCTAGAATTCGAAAAGTTATATTCCGACGCCAACGAAAATAAGGTTCGAACTCCGACTTTGAAAATTAAAGCAACATCCTTAGATTCTTCAGATCCAGATCCAACATCAGCCCTTCCAAAGAAATCTTTAGAAGTTCCTCAAAACTCTATATCGGTTCCTAACACTCCGAAGAGGCAAATAAAACGCATCCTAGCCCAAAAAACTGTAAAGCACGATATGACTGGGGCGAAATTCGGCTACAGCTCTCTACAGGGAAACGCTGAGCAGCGCAGATTGCTCATGAAAGGTCAAGATAGTGGCATCTTTTTGCGGGAGAATCATGCTAATCTAATGCTTTATCAACCGAGTACATCAAGAACTCGAACCATGGGCTCATTTGACGAAAACATGGTCGATATTTCCGTAGATGTTGATAAACCTGGCATACAGTTGGATACAGGACAGACTTTAGGTGCTAACTTATTAAACTACAAGCAGAATTTAAGTGTCTCCAgcactaatttaaaaactctCCCAGAAGGCGTACCTAGCGATGATTTCGAACCAAGTGCAGAAGATGAAAAATTAGCAAAGAAATTACACCGACGTAATTCTAATCAAAGTCTAAAGTTGAGCACACATAGCTTACAGAGCTCGAACTGTTCTCTCAGCAGTACTGGCACGTCATGTCATAACTTAGCAACAGTCCGAACTAGTCTATCTAACTTTAGTATCAACTCTGATGGCCGACAAAAGAAGCTATCACTCGAAAGGCGCGATTCCAACGCTTCAATAATTCCCATGGAGCACATTACACCCACAACTCGTGTTATTTGTTCATCAAACACCAATTTAACCGGAGAAACTCAGAAAAATTGTCTACTTCAGCGTCGTGGATCTAACAACAGTCTTACCTTGAATATTCATTCAAATAATCTCAGCAGACATTCAAGCAACAGTTCGTTAAACAAAGAAGCAAAACTCCAGAAAAAGGGACTTTTAGAACGACGAAGTTCAAATACGTCTCTgactttaaacattaataattctaatcCACAATTATCAACAAACCGCGCTTTGAGCATTTctaattataacttaaatgGGTCAACATGCAATTTAAGTAGATACAACAGTAACCATAGCATAGACAATCCGGAGCCTCGAAAAGGTATACTCGAAAGACGAAGTTCTAATACGTCTCTCACACTAAATATACAACCACAGGAGCCTAGAGATTTGGAAATCGACGAATCGTTAATAGAAGCCAATTTGAAAGACTTACCACATCGAGATAAACACAGAAAGTCCTTGAGTACAGAGAATTTAATACccaaatcatataaaaatcgaATAAGAAGCTCCACAGATAAGAGCATTAGTTTTGGTTCTCATGACAATTTGTGGTCGGCATCATATGACCCAGACTACCCGcaaaatttaacttttgtGTGTGGTGATCAGGAAAACGAGATAATATATGCATTTGGACGTCAAGAAGAACCAAATTTCCAAGCGAGTTTTGTCCGAAATATCACCACGAAGCCGTTAAGTCCGCAAAGTACCTCAGAGGATTTCAGACTTTATTTGGCGAATATGCAACATCTACAAAACGCCTCTAGTGTTCTAACGCGGCAACAGTTGAGAGATTTGAACGATGTTTTTCAAAATGGCTATTCAAAGGTCCGCTGCGATGGTTCAAACGAAGGGCAACATTGTTGCTCCGGTCGAGTTGAAGATTTGTCCAAAGAAAACCCTCAAATGTCAATACCGGAACCTGTGGTAACTCAACCGTGCTCTGAGTACCAGAAAATGTTGTTGAGGAATCTCCATCAAGAGTTTTGGGATATGCCAACAAATTTTCAGGAAAAACCAATTGTGTCTGGGTCACATCCAAAGAATAGGTATAAAACCATTTTACCTAATGAACATTCAAGGTTTATACTACGGGCTGAATATCGAGGAGTCGAAGGATATATCAATGCCAATTTTATAAag GGGCACGAGTATACCAAAAACAGTTATGTCGCTACTCAGGGACCATTACCAAACACAATTTATGACTTTTGGTTAATGGTCCTTCAGAACAACATCGACTTTCTCTCCCTAAGACCCAACTGTGGACCGGTTATCCAAAAAATAGTCATGCTCACCAATTTCATAGAAAACAACAGGCAAAAGTGTGAAAAGTACTTTCCACTTGAAATCAATGAGGACATAACTATAGAAAAGCCTGACAGTCCTGATTGcgaagataaatttatttttcaaattaaaaaccttGGTATTGTCAAGAAGACCGGTTACACGATACGAAAACTTGATGTTcaatacttaaaaaagaaaatcgaAGCTATAAGTTATACAAGTGATTGTGATGAAAGTGAAAGTGAGACGAGAGATACAGATAAAGGTGTAATAGTGTACCACTATTGGTTCCACAATTGGGCGGACCATAAGTGCCCAAAGGATGTTAATGCATTACTTAATCTAAGCTTAGACGTTTTACAAAACGAAATGTATGACTTTAACGTTAGCACTGACCTAAGTGATGAAGCTAAGTGTAAATGTGACAGTTTAACAAGTCAACCCGACTCTAAATTCGTGTTTCCTCCCCTACAGTCACGTTCCCCTTGTCCTATAGAAATCAATGTTTCCGCCCCTTTCAATTTTTCTTCTGATACCCTGTCTCCTCCTACTGTAGTGCATTGCTCAGCTGGTATTGGTCGAACTGGCTGTTTGATAGCCATACTTAATGGAATAAAACAGCTTACTAATGAGCAAAAAGTTGATGTTTTAGGAATAGTTTGCAATATGAGATTAAATAGAGGCGGTATGGTTCAAAATTCAGAGCAATACGAGCTTATACATAAAGTCTTGTGTTTATATGAGCAAGCTTGTTTGCCGGAGTTATAG